AACCCAAACGCTCCGTTAAGGTTTCCCAAATCCCTTGTGCAGGTGGGGCGGATTCATATAATGGAGGCGTAGAGTGGGGAGAAGTGGAGGAGAGTGGTGGGGGCGAGAGGGCGGCGCAAGGCGGAAGCGGAGCGGCCGGTGGCTTCCCCGGGGGAGACCCCGATGTTCCTGGGGGAATACCGGCATGGGATCGACGCGAAGGGACGGATGTTTCTCCCCGCGCGCTATCGCCCCTTTTTTGCGGCGGGGGCGGTGCTGACCCGGGGCCTGGAGCCCTGCCTGTATCTGTTCACGCTCCCGGAGTGGCACCGCGTCGCGGAGCGAATCCGCCAGCTGCCCCTGACCGCCCCCGAGGCGCGGGAGTGGCGCCGTTTCTTCTTCGGAGGGGCCTTCGATGTGGTCCCCGACGAGCAGGGCCGCATCCTTATCCCAGCCTCCCTCCGGGCCTACGCCGGCCTGGAAGGTCAGGCGGTCATCGTCGGGGTTCATACCTACCTGGAGATCTGGTCTCCATCCGCATGGCAGGAGATCCTGGAGCGCTTTCAGAACGGCCGCATCCCGCCCGAGCACTGGATCGGGTTGCAGGTGTAGCGGATCGGATCCGGCGGAATCCCTGAGCAGCGGCACGATGCACATCCCGGTTCTGTTGCGCGAAGTGCTGGAGGGCTTGCAGGTCCGCCCGGGCGGCGTCTACATCGACGCCACCGTGGGCGGCGGGGGACACGCCGCAGCCATCCTGGAGCGCTCCGCGCCGGATGGCCGCCTGCTGGGGATCGATCGGGACCCGGAGGTGCTGGAGCGGGCGCGGGAGCGCCTGCGCCCCTTCGGCGAACGCGCGATCCTGGTCCACGGCTCTTACGCGGAGCTGCGGCGGATCGCGGTGCGCTATGACTTCCTGGAGGTCGACGGGATCCTGTTCGACTTGGGGCTCTCGTCGTGGCAGCTCTCGGATCCCCATCGGGGGTTCAGCTTTCAGATCGAGGGCCCCCTGGACATGCGCTACGACCCGGGCCATGGGATCCCGGCGGCGGAGATCGTGAACCGGTGGCCAGAGAAGCAGCTGGCGGAGGTGATCCGGCGCTATGGGGAGGAGCGCTTCGCCCGGCGCATCGCCCGGGCCATCGTGCGAAACCGGCCCATCCGCACCACCACGGAGCTGGCGGAGCTGATCGCCCGGGTGGTCGGGCGTGGACGGGAGGATCAGCATCCGGCGACGCGGACGTTCCTGGCCCTGCGGATCGCCGTCAACGAGGAGCTGCAGGCGTTGGAGCAGGCCCTCCCCCAGGCGGTCTCCCTGCTCCGGCCCGGAGGGCGCCTGGCGGTGATCGCCTTCCATTCCCTGGAGGATCGCATCGTGAAGACGTTCTTCCAGCGCGAATCCCGGGATTGCCTCTGCCCGCCGCAGGTCCCGGTTTGCACGTGCGGGCATCGGGCCACCCTGCGCCTGGTGACCCGCAAGCCCATCCGTCCGTCCGAGGAGGAGGTCCAGATCAACCCGCGGGCGCGCAGCGCGCGCCTGCGCATCGCCGAGCGACTGGAAGATCCCACACGAATCGTTCGCGGTGTGCTTGGACGATGAGCCGCCGACGACGGGTGTTGCTGACAACGGTGGGGGGGATCCTGTTCATCGCGGCCTTCTCCCTTCTGTTCACACTGCTCTCCACGGCTGCGGTGGAACAGGGGCAGATCGTTCAGCAGCTCCGCGAGGTCCGCGCGGCGCTGGAGCGGGAGAACGCGGCCATGGAGGAGATCATCGCCCGGGAGAGCGCGATCCCACGCCTGGTGGAGCGGGCCCGCGCCCTGGGCTTCCTCCCGGGGGAGGGCGCTTCGGCGCTCCCCCTTTCCCTGCCGGCGCCACGCCCGACGCCGGGGATGCGGCCATGAGGGAGGCCTCGCTCCCCCTGCGCTGGCAGCCGGCCGCGTTCGCCCCCGCCCTGATCCTGGGGCTGGTGGTGATCCGGCTGATCTATTTGTCGTTTTATGCGCCGGGAGGGCTTCTCGGGGTTCAGACGCTGGAGCTCCGCCTGGAGGCCCGCCGCGGCCGTATCCTGGATCGGAGAGAGGCGGTGCTGGCCCTGGATGTCCCGCGTTATCAGGTCGTCCTGGAATATCGACCCATCGCCTATGGGGGGGATCCAGAACGGCGGGCGGTATGGCTGCGCCGGGTGGATGAGGTTCTGAGTCCGCTGCTGGGCTTCTCCGTCCAGGAGGCCGCCCGGAGCTGGCCCGACACTTGGTGGCAGCTCCCGATCGCCTGGGAGGTGCCGGAGGACCTCGCCCGGGTGATCGCCCGTCGCATCGAAGAGGCCGGGCTGCGGGGGGTCCGGGTGATGCCTTACTGGAAGCGGATGTACCCGGAGGGCGCATTGCTCGGCCCGGTGACGGGCTTCGTCGTCTTCGGATCGGACGCCCGAGGTGTGGAGGGGCGGCGAGGGGCCAGCGGGGTGGAGCGGGCTTATGATGGGGTGTTGAGCGGGAGGGCGGTGATCCTGCGGGTGCCGGTGGATGCCGAGGGGCGCCCCCTGCCGCTGGAGGAGGCGGCCCTGGAGGAGCCGGAGCCCGGCGGGGACGTGGTCCTCACGCTGGACCGAACGATCCAGGCGGTGGTGGCGGAGGAGCTGGCCCGGGGCCTTCAGGAGAGCGGAGCCCAGCGCGGGGACGCTCTGGTCCTGCGCCCGCGCACCGGGGAGATCCTGGCCATGGTCAGCCTGCCCGCCTTCGATCCCAACGCGCCGGAGACCCTGGAGCGCAACGCGCGCAATCCGATCGTCCAGGATCTGTATGAGCCGGGCTCGGTCTTCAAGATCCTGACGATGGCGGCCGCCCTGGAGGCCGGCGTCGTCCGCCCGGAGACCCGTTATATGGATCAGGGGTGCGTGGAGTTCGGAGGGGCCCCGATCTGCAACTGGGATCGGGATCGCTATCCCGGAGGGCGGGGCTGGCTGGATATGACCGAGCTGTTGATCTACTCCCGCAACGTGGGCGCTGCGTATCTGGTCCGCCTTCTGGGCCCGGAGCGCTTCTACGCGGCGCTGCATGCCTTCGGGATCGGGGAACCAACCGATGTGGATCTGCCCTATGAGACAGCGGGCCGGCTCCGGGCCTATGGAGATCCGGATTGGAGGGAGGCGGACCTGGGGCGCCAGTCCTTTGGCCAGGCGGTGTCCGTGACCCCACTGCAGATGGCGGTGGCCGTCTCCGCGGTGGCCAACGACGGCCTGATCATGCGGCCCTTCATCGTGCGGGAGCTCCGAACCACCCAGGGGATCCAACGCGTTGAGCCCCGAGTCCGGCGGCGGGCCATCTCGGCCGAGACGGCGCGGACCCTGCGGGAGATGCTCGCGGCGGTGATCGAGCGGGAGGCGGTGAAGGCCCGGGTGCCGGGCTACCGGATGGCGGGCAAGACCGGGACGGCGCAGATCCCCACGCCGGTGGGCTACGATCCCCGGGACACCATCGCCTCGTTTGTGGGGTTCGGCCCGGTGGAGGATCCCCAGGTGCTGATCCTGGTGAAGCTGGATCGGCCCCGGCGCTCCCCCTGGGGCTCGGAGGAAGCCGCTCCGGTCTTCGCCCGGATCGCGGCGCGGATCCTCCCGATGCTGGGGATCCCGCCCTCGGGCTCCCCGGAGGGCCGGTGACCTTGGCTTCCGGCCAGTGTGTTCAGGAGCGTTGGGGATGGCGGAGAACAGCGGAATGCGTGTGGCGGTTCAGGGGATGACCCTGGCGGATCTGGCGGAGGCGCTGAGCGGACGGCGCCCGCCCTGGGAGATCCCGATCCGCCATGTGTCCATCGACTCCCGGGTCTGCGGGGAGGGGGATGTGTTCATCGCCCTGCCGGGGGAGCGGACCGACGGCCATCGCTATGTCGGGGACGCCTTCCAGCGCGGGGCGATCGCCGCCCTGGTCCATCAGGAGGTGTCCGAGGGGGCGATGCAGGTGGACCTGGAGCGAGGGCCCTGGCCGGAGTCCCTGGAGCTCCCGGTTTGCTTTCGGGTCTCGCAGACCCTGGAGGCCCTCCACCGGTGGGCGGGATGGTGGCGGGCGCGCTTCCCGGTGCGGGTGATCGGGATCACGGGGAGCGTGGGGAAGACCAGCACGAAGGAGCTGACCTGGGCTGTGCTCTCCCGGCGTTACGAGACGTTGAAGAGCGAAGGGAACTTAAACAGCGAGATCGGTCTGCCCCTGATGTTGCTCCGTCTGACGCCGCGCCATCAGCGGGCGGTGCTGGAGATGGGGATGTATGCCCGGGGGGAGATCGCGGCCCTTTGCGCCATCGCCCGCCCCATCGTGGGCGTGGTCACCATGGTGGGCCCTGTCCATCTGGAGCGTCTGGGGAGCATGGAGGCCATCGCGGCGGCCAAGGCCGAGCTGGTGGAGGCCCTGCCCGAAGATGGGGTAGCCGTCCTCAATCGGGACGATCCTTACGTGCGGGAGATGGCGGGGCGGACCCAGGCGCGGGTGTTCTTTTACGGGCTGGATCCGGAGGCGGACCTGTGGGCGGATGAGATCGTGAGCGAAGGGCTGGAGGGAATCCGCTTCGATCTTCATTATCGGGGAGAGACCTTCCGGCGGGTGCGGGTCTCCCTGCTGGGCCGGCACAGCGTGCACACCGCCCTGCGGGCGATCGCCGTGGGGGTCCTGGAGGGGTTGACCTGGGATGAGATCTTCGCCGGCCTGCGGGACCCGCGGGCGCAGCTGCGCCTGGTGGCGGTGCCCGGGCTGAACGGCTCGATCATCCTGGACGACACTTACAACGCCAGCCCGCCATCGATGCTGGCCGCGCTGAACCTGCTGGCGGAGCTGGAGGGCCGCAAGATCGCGGTGCTGGGGGACATGCTGGAGCTGGGGACATATGAGGTCGAGGGGCACCGGCTGGTGGGCGGGCGAGCGGGGACGGTGGTGGATCTCCTGATCACCGTGGGGCCTCGGGCACGCATCATCGCCCGGGAGGCGATGGCGGTGGGCCTGCCGGCGGGCCGGGTGTGGGTCTGCGACTCGAACGCCGAGGCCATCGAGATCCTCCGCCGCATCCTGAAGCCCGGCGATGTGGTCCTGGTGAAGGGCTCCCGGGGCCTGCGCATGGAGGAGATCGTGAACGCCCTGTGTGAGGGATAAAGGAAGGCGGCGGGGTTGCCGGCCCGTCGGTCTCATTCCCGCTGGACAAGGAGGTCGAGTGGCGCAGGCGCTGTTCATGGGCGGTCTGTCCTTCCTGCTGGCGGTGATCTGGGGGCCGCCGCTGATCCGCTGGCTGCGGGCCAACGGGGTTGGGAAGAAGATCCGGATCGAGGGGCCACGCACGCATCAGGTGAAGGTGGGGACGCCCACCATGGGCGGCCTGATGATCGTGTTGCCGGTGGTGAGCCTGACCCTCGTCCTGAACCTTGGGAACCTGATCGCCAACACCGCGGCCGGACGGGCGTTCCTGCGTCAGATGGGCTGGACAGGGGATCAGTTGATTGGGCGATCGATCCTGGTGCCGGTGGCGGCCATGCTGGCCTTCGGGGCCCTGGGGGCGGTGGACGACTGGATGGGCACGCGGGGGGGCAATGGGTTGCTGGCCCGCCACAAGTTCCCGATCCAGATCGTCCTGGGGACCGCGCTGGCGCTGGTGCTGCACTTCGGGATGGGCCTGCGCAGCATGGCCATCCCCACGGTGCCCCAGAAGATCGACATCGGGTTGTTTTACCTGCCCATCGCCGTGTTCATCATCGTGGGCTCGGCCAACGCGATCAACCTCACCGATGGGCTGGATGGCCTGGCGGGGATCATCACGGCCACGTCGTTCATCGCCTACGGGGTGATCGCCTATCTCCAGGGCCAGATCTATCTGGCCACCTTCGCCTTCATCGTGGTGGGGGCCTGCATGGCCTTCCTGTGGTTCAACGCGCACCCGGCCCAGCTGTTCATGGGGGATGTGGGCTCCCAGGCCCTGGGGGCCACCCTGGGGGTGGTGGCGTTGATGACCGGGCAGTGGCTGCTGTTGCCGGTGATCGCCCTCATCCCGGTGGCTGAGACCCTCTCGGTCATCCTGCAGGTGGCTTACTTCAAGTGGACGAAGGGGAAGCGCCTGTTCCGGATGAGTCCGCTTCATCATCACTTCGAGCTGCTGGGCTGGTCGGAGACCCAGGTGGTGCAGCGGTTCTGGCTCATCGCCATCTGGTCGGCGATGATCGGCGTGGCCCTGGCGTTGCTGTGAGGTGAGGTCGGATGCGGGAGCTCAGGGGCGCGCGGGTGGTCATCCTGGGGCTGGGGCGGCAGGGCACGGCCCTGGCCCGCTGGCTGGTGCGGCAGGGCGCCGAAGTCACGGTGAGCGATCGGCAGCCCGCGGAGCGCCTGGGGAGGTTCCTCCAGGCCCTGGAGGGTCTGCCGGTGCGTTATGTGCTGGGGGACCATCCCCTCTCTCTGTTGGAGGGCTGCGACCTCCTCTGCCTGAGCGGGGGAGTCCCTCTGGACATTCCCATCGTCCAGGAGGCCGTCCGGCGGGGGATCCCCCTGGCCAACGACGCCCAGCTGTTTCTGGAGCGGTGCCGGGGGTGGACGGCGGGAATCACCGGCACCTCGGGGAAGACGACGACGACCGCCCTGGTGGGGGCGATGTGCCAAGCGGCGGGCTTCCGCACCTGGGTGGGCGGCAACATCGGCAATCCCCTCATCGAGTTCGTGGAGGAGATCGGTCCGGAGGACCGCGTGATCCTGGAGCTGTCCAGCTTCCAGCTAGAGATCATGACAGTCAGCCCGCGGGTGGCGGCGGTGCTGAACATCGCGCCCAACCATCTGGACCGTCACAAGACCATGGAGGCTTACATCGCGGCCAAGCAGCGCATCCTGGACTTCCAGGACGTTGAGGACGTGGCGGTTCTGGGGTATGACGACCCGAACGCCCGGTCCCTGGCGGCGGCGGTGCGGGGGCGGCTGCGGTTCTTCAGCCGCGAGCGGGAGGTGGCACGGGGAGCGTTCCTGCGGGAGGGAACCCTCTTCCTGCGCTTGGGCTCCGAGGCTTGGTCGATCTGTCGCGTGGAGGAGGTGCGCTTGCGGGGCCGTCATAACCTATGGAATGTCCTGGCGGCGGCGGCCGTGGCGGGCAGCCTGGGCGCGGACATCGGCGCCATCCGGGAGGCCGCCCTCACCTTCTCTGGGGTGCCGCACCGGCTGGAGCAGGTGCGGGAGGTGCGGGGCGTGCGCTATGTGAACGACTCGATCGCCACCACGCCGGAGCGGGTTCGGGTGGCCCTGGAGGCCTTTGAGGAGCCCATCGTGCTGCTGGCGGGCGGGCGGGATAAGGGTCTCCCCTGGGAGGAGACGGCGGAGGTCATCGCCCGCCGGGCTCGTGTGCTGATCGCCTTCGGGGAGCTGGGGGATCGCATCGTGGAGGCCGCCCGGGCGGCCCGCGCCCGGGTGGACGGGGTGGTTCTGGAGCATCTCGAGCGGGTGGCCACCCTGGAGGAGGCGGTGGCCCGGGCGGCCGGGCTGGCCCGGCCGGGAGAGGTGGTGCTCCTCTCCCCCGGGGGAACCAGCTTCGACGCTTATCGGGATTTTGAGGAGCGCGGCATGCATTTCCGTCAGCTGGTGGAGGCGCTGTCATGACCGCCGCGCGAAGAAGGTGGCATGACCTGGCCATCGCTCGAAGCAGGCTTCCGGCCTCGCCGCTTCCCCTCACGCCCCTGGAGCTGGGGTTGCTCGTCGTGCTCGCCGTGCTGGTGCTCTTCGGACTGTTGCTGGTTTACAGCGCGACCTACTACTTGGCGCGGCATGCCTTCGAGGATCCCTTCTATTTCGTCCGGCGCCAGGCGGTGGCGGCCCTCCTGGGGACCGTCGGCCTCCTCGTTCTCTGGCGGATGGATTACCACCGCCTGCAGCGGCTCTCCATCCCCCTGATGGCCATCGGCGTGCTTTCCCTGATCGCCGTGCTGATCTTCGGGGAGGACCGGCTGGGGGCCC
This DNA window, taken from Thermoflexus hugenholtzii JAD2, encodes the following:
- the mraZ gene encoding division/cell wall cluster transcriptional repressor MraZ; this encodes MGARGRRKAEAERPVASPGETPMFLGEYRHGIDAKGRMFLPARYRPFFAAGAVLTRGLEPCLYLFTLPEWHRVAERIRQLPLTAPEAREWRRFFFGGAFDVVPDEQGRILIPASLRAYAGLEGQAVIVGVHTYLEIWSPSAWQEILERFQNGRIPPEHWIGLQV
- the murD gene encoding UDP-N-acetylmuramoyl-L-alanine--D-glutamate ligase → MRELRGARVVILGLGRQGTALARWLVRQGAEVTVSDRQPAERLGRFLQALEGLPVRYVLGDHPLSLLEGCDLLCLSGGVPLDIPIVQEAVRRGIPLANDAQLFLERCRGWTAGITGTSGKTTTTALVGAMCQAAGFRTWVGGNIGNPLIEFVEEIGPEDRVILELSSFQLEIMTVSPRVAAVLNIAPNHLDRHKTMEAYIAAKQRILDFQDVEDVAVLGYDDPNARSLAAAVRGRLRFFSREREVARGAFLREGTLFLRLGSEAWSICRVEEVRLRGRHNLWNVLAAAAVAGSLGADIGAIREAALTFSGVPHRLEQVREVRGVRYVNDSIATTPERVRVALEAFEEPIVLLAGGRDKGLPWEETAEVIARRARVLIAFGELGDRIVEAARAARARVDGVVLEHLERVATLEEAVARAAGLARPGEVVLLSPGGTSFDAYRDFEERGMHFRQLVEALS
- the mraY gene encoding phospho-N-acetylmuramoyl-pentapeptide-transferase; amino-acid sequence: MAQALFMGGLSFLLAVIWGPPLIRWLRANGVGKKIRIEGPRTHQVKVGTPTMGGLMIVLPVVSLTLVLNLGNLIANTAAGRAFLRQMGWTGDQLIGRSILVPVAAMLAFGALGAVDDWMGTRGGNGLLARHKFPIQIVLGTALALVLHFGMGLRSMAIPTVPQKIDIGLFYLPIAVFIIVGSANAINLTDGLDGLAGIITATSFIAYGVIAYLQGQIYLATFAFIVVGACMAFLWFNAHPAQLFMGDVGSQALGATLGVVALMTGQWLLLPVIALIPVAETLSVILQVAYFKWTKGKRLFRMSPLHHHFELLGWSETQVVQRFWLIAIWSAMIGVALALL
- the rsmH gene encoding 16S rRNA (cytosine(1402)-N(4))-methyltransferase RsmH; amino-acid sequence: MHIPVLLREVLEGLQVRPGGVYIDATVGGGGHAAAILERSAPDGRLLGIDRDPEVLERARERLRPFGERAILVHGSYAELRRIAVRYDFLEVDGILFDLGLSSWQLSDPHRGFSFQIEGPLDMRYDPGHGIPAAEIVNRWPEKQLAEVIRRYGEERFARRIARAIVRNRPIRTTTELAELIARVVGRGREDQHPATRTFLALRIAVNEELQALEQALPQAVSLLRPGGRLAVIAFHSLEDRIVKTFFQRESRDCLCPPQVPVCTCGHRATLRLVTRKPIRPSEEEVQINPRARSARLRIAERLEDPTRIVRGVLGR
- a CDS encoding peptidoglycan D,D-transpeptidase FtsI family protein gives rise to the protein MREASLPLRWQPAAFAPALILGLVVIRLIYLSFYAPGGLLGVQTLELRLEARRGRILDRREAVLALDVPRYQVVLEYRPIAYGGDPERRAVWLRRVDEVLSPLLGFSVQEAARSWPDTWWQLPIAWEVPEDLARVIARRIEEAGLRGVRVMPYWKRMYPEGALLGPVTGFVVFGSDARGVEGRRGASGVERAYDGVLSGRAVILRVPVDAEGRPLPLEEAALEEPEPGGDVVLTLDRTIQAVVAEELARGLQESGAQRGDALVLRPRTGEILAMVSLPAFDPNAPETLERNARNPIVQDLYEPGSVFKILTMAAALEAGVVRPETRYMDQGCVEFGGAPICNWDRDRYPGGRGWLDMTELLIYSRNVGAAYLVRLLGPERFYAALHAFGIGEPTDVDLPYETAGRLRAYGDPDWREADLGRQSFGQAVSVTPLQMAVAVSAVANDGLIMRPFIVRELRTTQGIQRVEPRVRRRAISAETARTLREMLAAVIEREAVKARVPGYRMAGKTGTAQIPTPVGYDPRDTIASFVGFGPVEDPQVLILVKLDRPRRSPWGSEEAAPVFARIAARILPMLGIPPSGSPEGR
- a CDS encoding UDP-N-acetylmuramoyl-tripeptide--D-alanyl-D-alanine ligase, translated to MAENSGMRVAVQGMTLADLAEALSGRRPPWEIPIRHVSIDSRVCGEGDVFIALPGERTDGHRYVGDAFQRGAIAALVHQEVSEGAMQVDLERGPWPESLELPVCFRVSQTLEALHRWAGWWRARFPVRVIGITGSVGKTSTKELTWAVLSRRYETLKSEGNLNSEIGLPLMLLRLTPRHQRAVLEMGMYARGEIAALCAIARPIVGVVTMVGPVHLERLGSMEAIAAAKAELVEALPEDGVAVLNRDDPYVREMAGRTQARVFFYGLDPEADLWADEIVSEGLEGIRFDLHYRGETFRRVRVSLLGRHSVHTALRAIAVGVLEGLTWDEIFAGLRDPRAQLRLVAVPGLNGSIILDDTYNASPPSMLAALNLLAELEGRKIAVLGDMLELGTYEVEGHRLVGGRAGTVVDLLITVGPRARIIAREAMAVGLPAGRVWVCDSNAEAIEILRRILKPGDVVLVKGSRGLRMEEIVNALCEG